The Synechocystis sp. PCC 7509 genome includes a window with the following:
- a CDS encoding hybrid sensor histidine kinase/response regulator codes for MSQDKEAEIKHQFLEEAEEHIAKIESALLELASTKSDRLFDAILRAAHSLKGGAAMMGFQTLSSLAHRLEDFFKILKIKPSLIDPEVEKLLLTGVDCLSQVVKLNFRGDLKDEQWLESANPAFEQLHQILGESQTIADTIAIVSEDGQDMAGLIFETEVEEYLQRLESLLIADLPAMELQAEVINMAQELGSLGEMLQIEAFTSLCQSVVEQLEAKSDRTLEIAQQALQAWRTTQATILVGELHTLPKSLITDQYRQEDSQLLDLIMLADFELPVEKEELAPSVGLEEGAVSLSLSGLAATNDEPEAYLDSTVRVPTKLLERLNDWFGELTIARNSVNVYTERLRDLSSLLKLRVRAMQNLDSNLAISSANIFEPSDYFLPQTMLQDLVRLQEVTNDIDLTLAETDQSVGELNRVAKQLQTSLTQVRMRPFADLVARFPRFIRELASEYGKNVEFKVSGEQTLIDRTILEALNNPLMHLLRNAFDHGIEKPEIRSGLGKQAVGTIEIKAAYLGNQTIITVKDDGGGINLELLRAHAQQLGIEPPSEEEQLLSLIFEPGFSTASQVTALSGRGVGMDIVRTNLRQIRGDIKVDTQLGVGTTFTLSVPLTLSVAKVILVETNSILLAFPVESIREILLPNPNQFCEIAGKEAISWEGLIAPLIRLDQWLKPRQQFEQMAFYTEPTVLTVEDNNEWVGLLVNRSLGEQEVVIRQVEPGIAMPPGFSSCAILGDGRVAPLVNVPALLTWIAKSNRAIANLPPKVTDFELENKKDTILVVDDSINVRRFLSLTLEKAGYRVEQAQDGQEALEKLLTALPIKAVICDVDMPRLDGYGFLGRVKSNSKFKQLPIAMLTSRSGTKDRQLAMQLGATAYFSKPYNEHELLQAIKQMVDNTSKQKA; via the coding sequence ATGTCTCAAGACAAAGAAGCAGAAATTAAACATCAATTTTTAGAAGAAGCTGAAGAACATATCGCCAAAATTGAATCGGCGCTGTTAGAACTTGCAAGCACTAAAAGCGATCGCCTTTTTGACGCTATATTAAGAGCCGCCCATTCTCTCAAAGGCGGTGCAGCCATGATGGGCTTTCAGACATTAAGCAGTTTGGCTCATCGTCTGGAAGATTTTTTTAAAATCTTAAAAATTAAGCCAAGTTTAATCGATCCAGAAGTAGAAAAGTTATTGCTAACTGGGGTGGATTGTCTAAGTCAAGTCGTCAAATTAAATTTTCGCGGCGACTTAAAGGACGAGCAATGGTTAGAATCTGCTAATCCAGCTTTTGAGCAACTACACCAAATCCTCGGTGAATCTCAAACAATTGCCGACACTATAGCCATTGTGTCCGAAGATGGGCAAGACATGGCGGGGTTGATTTTTGAAACGGAAGTAGAAGAATATCTACAACGCTTAGAATCGCTACTAATTGCCGATCTGCCAGCGATGGAATTGCAAGCAGAAGTAATCAATATGGCGCAGGAATTGGGTAGTTTGGGGGAAATGTTACAGATAGAAGCTTTTACGAGCTTGTGTCAGTCTGTAGTGGAGCAACTAGAAGCAAAGAGCGATCGCACTCTAGAAATTGCTCAACAAGCCTTGCAAGCTTGGCGTACAACCCAAGCAACTATCTTAGTTGGCGAACTTCATACCCTGCCAAAAAGTCTAATTACCGACCAATACAGGCAAGAAGACTCCCAATTGCTCGATCTAATTATGCTCGCAGACTTTGAGCTTCCTGTTGAAAAGGAGGAATTAGCACCATCTGTAGGGCTAGAGGAAGGGGCTGTAAGCCTTAGCTTATCAGGATTAGCCGCAACTAACGACGAGCCGGAAGCCTACTTAGACAGCACGGTACGAGTACCAACTAAATTACTCGAGCGCCTCAATGATTGGTTTGGCGAACTAACTATTGCTCGTAATAGCGTCAATGTATATACAGAAAGACTCCGGGATTTGAGTAGCTTACTTAAGTTGCGAGTCCGGGCAATGCAAAACTTGGATAGTAACTTAGCAATTAGCAGCGCCAATATTTTTGAGCCCAGCGATTACTTTTTGCCTCAAACTATGCTACAAGACCTTGTGCGCCTGCAAGAAGTTACTAATGATATTGATTTGACTTTGGCAGAAACAGATCAAAGTGTTGGCGAACTAAACCGAGTTGCCAAGCAGTTACAAACTAGCTTAACTCAAGTCAGGATGCGACCTTTTGCTGACCTAGTGGCTAGATTTCCTCGCTTTATTCGCGAACTTGCTTCAGAATATGGCAAAAATGTTGAGTTCAAAGTTAGCGGCGAACAAACTCTCATTGATCGCACTATTTTGGAAGCATTAAATAATCCTTTGATGCACCTGCTACGCAATGCTTTCGATCATGGGATCGAAAAGCCAGAAATTCGCTCTGGTTTGGGTAAGCAAGCCGTAGGGACAATTGAAATTAAAGCGGCTTATCTTGGCAACCAAACGATAATTACCGTCAAAGATGATGGTGGGGGCATAAATTTAGAGCTGCTTCGCGCTCATGCTCAACAATTAGGCATCGAGCCGCCTAGCGAGGAAGAACAACTTTTAAGTTTAATTTTCGAGCCAGGATTTAGCACCGCAAGTCAAGTAACGGCTTTGTCTGGTAGAGGGGTAGGTATGGATATTGTGCGCACCAACTTAAGACAAATTCGCGGCGATATCAAAGTTGATACCCAGTTAGGGGTGGGGACAACCTTTACTCTTAGCGTTCCCTTGACATTATCGGTTGCCAAAGTAATTTTAGTTGAAACTAATAGTATTTTGTTAGCGTTTCCTGTGGAGTCTATTAGAGAAATTCTATTACCCAATCCCAACCAATTTTGTGAAATTGCTGGCAAGGAAGCGATTAGTTGGGAAGGATTGATTGCGCCTTTAATTCGTTTAGATCAATGGTTAAAACCACGTCAACAGTTTGAACAAATGGCATTTTACACCGAACCCACAGTATTAACAGTCGAAGATAATAACGAATGGGTAGGATTACTTGTAAATCGTTCTTTAGGCGAACAGGAAGTTGTAATTCGTCAGGTAGAACCGGGAATAGCTATGCCTCCAGGTTTTAGTAGCTGTGCGATTTTAGGCGATGGGAGAGTTGCGCCGCTAGTAAATGTTCCGGCTTTACTTACATGGATTGCTAAAAGTAATCGCGCGATCGCTAATTTGCCTCCAAAAGTTACTGACTTTGAATTAGAAAACAAAAAAGATACCATTTTGGTAGTAGATGATTCTATTAATGTCCGACGTTTTTTATCGTTAACTTTAGAAAAAGCTGGCTATCGCGTAGAACAAGCCCAAGATGGACAAGAAGCTTTGGAAAAACTCTTAACTGCTTTGCCCATTAAAGCTGTAATTTGTGATGTTGATATGCCTCGCTTGGATGGTTACGGCTTTTTAGGGCGGGTTAAATCCAACTCTAAATTTAAACAATTACCGATCGCCATGCTGACTTCTCGTAGCGGGACTAAAGATCGCCAGTTAGCCATGCAACTAGGAGCAACAGCTTATTTCTCTAAGCCCTACAACGAACATGAATTGCTTCAAGCTATCAAGCAAATGGTAGATAATACTTCTAAGCAGAAAGCTTAA
- a CDS encoding NACHT domain-containing protein: MIVRSKRSLKASSQGINLAKQAVLAFPTKVDLAADLEMSRATLQKFFAGKPVGRENFHHICQKLQLSWQEVADLSENHTTKLAETSINDDNINDLVAEVKAKGYASIQQRCGIMRVLDMSQPVELDDIYTNVNVLEKIIGRRRLGVADLLQVCVADDFDRPGLGQIIQSRVSGLEALKNHPKLFVLGKPGAGKTTFLKYLAVQCNSGKLEADKVPIFITLKDFAEDENCLHLLDYVTEQFIGYGVNKVEAAEEILSQGKGLILLDGLDEVREIDCYRVLQEVHIFSEKFHNNYFVITCRIATHEYTLEQFTEVEIADFDQEQVAKFAQNWFAQKEPSKTRKFLGKLHKNPPIQEIATNPLLLTMLCLMFEEIADFPANSSELYQEGLHLLLRKWDAKRNIERSQIYKKLSLQHKEDLLSQIALLTFKRGDYFFKQNELEQHIADYICNLPNVSTETEVLQLDSEAVVKSIEAQHGLLVERARGIYSFSHLSFQEYFAAKEIVSSSNPQVLETTLRDLVSNITEKRWREVFLLTVGMLRNADYLLLMLKDQIDALVADNKKLQNFIKWIDNKSHAVSSKHKLNKVRAFYLDLDIARKQNSVGGTLDLARLIDNKFTRELCPDLALDLALDRALTLNYILDFASQPVRVFKNVLDRTKQRSHNVNRELKQAIVQLEKQTPFTDTNEKFKQWWVVNNHDWTEELRATIVSHRDFGYNWDFNHQEWERLKQYYEANKLLVSCLGTNSYMSRSVRQTIEDTLVLITTPEN; encoded by the coding sequence ATGATAGTAAGATCGAAGCGATCGCTAAAAGCGTCAAGCCAAGGAATTAACCTTGCAAAACAAGCTGTTCTAGCCTTTCCTACCAAAGTTGACTTAGCCGCCGATTTAGAAATGTCTCGCGCTACTTTGCAAAAGTTTTTTGCAGGAAAACCTGTAGGAAGAGAGAATTTCCATCATATTTGTCAAAAGCTACAGTTATCTTGGCAAGAAGTCGCTGATTTGAGTGAAAATCACACAACTAAATTAGCAGAAACCAGCATTAATGACGATAATATTAATGATTTAGTAGCAGAAGTAAAAGCAAAAGGATACGCGAGTATTCAGCAAAGGTGTGGCATAATGCGCGTGCTAGATATGTCCCAACCTGTTGAGTTAGATGATATTTATACCAACGTCAATGTCTTGGAAAAAATTATTGGAAGACGGCGATTGGGCGTTGCAGACCTACTTCAAGTATGCGTTGCTGATGATTTTGATCGTCCTGGATTAGGACAAATAATTCAAAGCCGAGTATCGGGATTAGAAGCTCTTAAAAATCATCCTAAACTGTTTGTTTTGGGCAAACCAGGAGCGGGAAAAACAACTTTTTTAAAATATTTAGCAGTGCAGTGTAATTCTGGCAAATTAGAAGCGGATAAAGTGCCAATTTTCATTACTCTTAAAGACTTTGCTGAAGATGAAAATTGTTTGCATTTGCTAGATTATGTGACGGAGCAATTTATTGGTTATGGGGTCAACAAAGTTGAAGCAGCAGAAGAAATACTTAGCCAAGGCAAGGGGCTAATATTATTAGATGGACTTGATGAAGTTAGAGAAATAGATTGCTATCGCGTCCTGCAAGAAGTGCATATTTTTAGCGAAAAATTTCATAATAACTACTTTGTAATTACTTGCCGCATTGCCACCCACGAATACACTTTAGAACAATTTACTGAAGTAGAAATTGCCGACTTTGACCAGGAGCAAGTAGCTAAATTTGCCCAAAATTGGTTTGCCCAAAAAGAGCCAAGTAAAACCCGTAAGTTTTTAGGGAAGCTCCATAAAAACCCGCCGATTCAAGAAATAGCAACTAATCCGCTATTGTTAACTATGCTATGTTTGATGTTTGAAGAAATAGCCGACTTCCCTGCTAATAGCTCTGAGCTTTATCAAGAAGGGTTGCATTTACTATTACGCAAATGGGATGCAAAAAGAAATATTGAGCGATCGCAAATATACAAAAAATTATCCTTACAGCATAAAGAAGACCTACTCAGTCAAATCGCTTTATTAACCTTCAAGCGAGGCGACTATTTTTTTAAACAAAATGAATTAGAGCAACATATAGCCGATTATATTTGCAATTTACCTAATGTCAGTACGGAAACTGAGGTGTTACAACTAGATAGCGAAGCTGTAGTCAAATCAATTGAAGCTCAACACGGACTATTGGTAGAAAGAGCGCGAGGAATTTACTCTTTTTCTCACTTGAGTTTTCAAGAGTATTTTGCTGCTAAAGAAATTGTTTCAAGTTCCAATCCGCAAGTTTTAGAAACAACTTTACGAGATTTAGTTAGCAACATCACAGAAAAACGTTGGCGAGAAGTTTTTTTACTAACCGTCGGAATGCTCCGCAATGCTGATTATTTGCTTTTGATGCTCAAAGATCAAATTGATGCGTTAGTTGCGGATAATAAAAAGCTACAAAATTTTATTAAGTGGATAGACAACAAATCTCATGCAGTATCTTCCAAGCATAAACTAAACAAAGTTAGAGCTTTTTATTTAGATTTGGATATTGCCAGAAAACAAAACTCTGTTGGTGGTACGCTCGACTTAGCAAGACTGATAGATAATAAGTTTACACGAGAACTTTGCCCCGACTTGGCGCTGGATTTGGCTTTAGATCGAGCTTTGACTCTTAACTATATTCTTGACTTTGCAAGTCAGCCCGTGCGAGTGTTTAAAAATGTCTTAGATAGAACTAAGCAGCGATCGCACAACGTCAATCGAGAACTAAAACAAGCTATAGTTCAGCTAGAAAAGCAAACACCATTTACGGATACCAACGAAAAGTTTAAACAATGGTGGGTAGTAAATAATCATGACTGGACAGAAGAATTAAGAGCGACTATTGTTTCTCACCGGGATTTTGGTTACAACTGGGACTTCAATCATCAAGAATGGGAAAGGCTAAAACAGTATTATGAAGCCAACAAATTGTTAGTTAGTTGTCTTGGTACTAATAGTTATATGAGTCGGTCAGTCCGGCAAACAATTGAAGATACTTTAGTATTAATAACTACGCCAGAAAATTAA
- the kdpA gene encoding potassium-transporting ATPase subunit KdpA yields the protein MLQGIFQIALTLLLIIAIAYPLGRYIARLFLGQKTLLDPLMNPIESILYKIGGVQAKDDMTGWQYARAILYSNLVMGIIVFLLLSTQGLLPLNPTSLTAPVWHLSLHTTISFLTNTDQQHYSGETTLSYLSQVLGLGFLMFTSAATGLAVGIAFIKGLTGRPLGNFYVDVTISITRILLPLSFVGAILLVILGVPETLAAPETVTTLEGATQTIARGPVAHFEAIKQLGENGGGFFGINSAHPFENPNPATNLLETLGMVCIPAALIFTYGIIAGNLKQAWLLFGMVFLLFTFLTFLTAVGEFQGNPLVNTLLDTPQPNYEGKEVRFGWAQTALWAVTTTGTMCGAVNGMHDSLMPNGGFSTLLNMFLQIVWGGQGTGTAYLFIYLILSVFVTGLMVGRTPEFLGRKVEQREIVLASVVLLVHPIVVLIPSAITLGFADSLSGISNPGFHGLAQVVYEYTSAAANNGSGFEGLGDATIWWNLSTIVSLLGGRYVPIIAILLLADSMRHKQPVPETSGTLRTDTLLFTTVTAGIILVLGVLTFFPVLALGPIAEAFSLASQQ from the coding sequence ATGTTGCAAGGAATTTTTCAAATTGCTTTGACGCTATTACTCATAATAGCGATCGCCTATCCCCTTGGCAGATACATAGCTCGTTTGTTTTTAGGGCAAAAAACCCTCCTCGACCCGTTAATGAATCCGATAGAGAGCATTCTCTACAAAATAGGAGGCGTACAGGCAAAAGATGATATGACGGGCTGGCAGTACGCCAGAGCAATACTATATAGCAACCTAGTCATGGGAATAATAGTATTTTTGCTCCTTAGCACCCAAGGATTATTACCTTTAAACCCTACAAGCTTAACTGCTCCAGTTTGGCACTTATCTTTACACACAACAATTTCTTTTTTAACTAATACCGACCAGCAGCACTACTCCGGTGAAACAACATTAAGTTATCTCAGTCAAGTATTAGGGCTGGGATTTTTAATGTTTACCTCAGCAGCGACGGGTTTAGCGGTAGGTATTGCTTTTATTAAAGGCTTAACGGGACGACCATTAGGCAACTTTTACGTTGATGTAACTATTTCCATTACCCGAATACTGCTACCGCTATCTTTTGTGGGGGCAATATTGCTAGTAATTTTAGGCGTACCAGAAACCCTAGCCGCCCCGGAAACAGTGACGACTTTAGAAGGAGCAACTCAAACTATTGCTAGAGGCCCCGTAGCTCATTTTGAAGCGATTAAACAATTAGGGGAAAATGGCGGCGGTTTTTTTGGCATCAACTCCGCCCATCCCTTTGAAAATCCTAATCCTGCCACAAACTTGCTCGAAACTCTGGGAATGGTATGTATTCCCGCCGCCTTGATTTTTACTTACGGCATAATTGCCGGAAATCTTAAACAAGCTTGGCTGTTATTTGGGATGGTATTTTTACTTTTTACGTTTCTAACTTTCCTTACTGCTGTAGGAGAATTTCAAGGAAACCCCTTAGTAAATACTCTATTAGATACACCGCAGCCAAACTATGAAGGTAAAGAAGTTAGGTTTGGCTGGGCGCAAACTGCATTATGGGCAGTTACCACCACCGGGACTATGTGCGGTGCAGTCAATGGAATGCACGATTCTTTGATGCCCAATGGAGGCTTTTCAACCTTACTCAATATGTTCTTACAAATTGTTTGGGGCGGTCAGGGAACGGGAACAGCCTACTTATTTATTTACTTAATTTTGTCGGTATTTGTCACCGGGTTAATGGTGGGACGTACCCCAGAATTTTTGGGGCGCAAAGTAGAACAACGAGAAATTGTGCTGGCTAGTGTAGTGCTACTGGTTCACCCGATTGTAGTTTTAATTCCTAGTGCGATTACCCTTGGCTTTGCCGATTCTTTATCAGGAATTAGCAACCCAGGATTTCACGGGCTGGCGCAAGTAGTATACGAATATACCTCCGCCGCCGCTAATAACGGTTCGGGTTTTGAGGGATTGGGAGACGCGACTATTTGGTGGAATCTCAGCACGATTGTGAGTTTGCTAGGGGGTCGCTACGTGCCGATTATCGCTATTTTGCTATTAGCAGATAGTATGAGGCACAAACAACCCGTACCCGAAACTTCCGGGACATTGAGAACTGATACGCTTTTATTTACCACAGTTACAGCCGGAATAATTTTAGTTTTGGGCGTACTGACATTTTTCCCAGTTTTAGCTTTAGGGCCAATTGCGGAAGCTTTTAGCCTTGCAAGTCAACAGTAG
- the kdpB gene encoding potassium-transporting ATPase subunit KdpB, with amino-acid sequence MDANTQPSAPRSSRRNKPKTNTKGIYSRAIKEAFVKLNPKQSIKNPVMFLVWVGTIVVALLTIDPNLFGPVQGENLRLFNGLIALILFFTVVFANFAEAVAEGRGKAQADALRSTKSDTIARSLLPDGSMQEVSSTTLHRGDTVKVIAGDIIPADGEVIAGVASVDESAITGESAPVLKEPGSDVASSVTGGTRILSDELTIRITSDPGKGFIDRMIALVEGAERSKTPNEIALTVLLAVLTLVFLFVVATLNAIANYVGSPVSVTVLVALLVALIPTTIGGLLSAIGIAGMDRVAQFNVIATSGRAVEACGDVNTLVLDKTGTITLGNRLAEEFIPVNGHSMAEVAKVALAASIFDETPEGKSIVRLAEKLGATVDFDRSAAEGLDFSAKTRMSGTNLPDGRETRKGAVDAVKGFVRSRSGTLTPDLDTAYEKVSNLGGTPLAIALNNDVYGVIYLKDIIKPGIRERFDQLRRMGVRSVMLTGDNRITASVIAAEAGVDDFIAEATPEDKIEVIKQEQAQGKLVAMTGDGTNDAPALAQANVGVAMNTGTQAAKEAANMVDLDSDPTKLIDIVAIGKQLLITRGALTTFSIANDIAKYFAIIPVIFASAKLDSLNIMRLTSTNSAVLAALIYNALIIPALIPLALTGVKFRPLTANQLLQRNILIYGLGGVIAPFIAIKIIDLAIALVGLA; translated from the coding sequence ATGGATGCAAATACTCAACCAAGCGCTCCTCGTTCGTCACGCCGAAATAAGCCTAAAACCAACACTAAAGGGATTTATTCAAGAGCCATCAAAGAGGCTTTTGTCAAGCTAAATCCCAAGCAATCCATCAAAAACCCTGTAATGTTTTTGGTTTGGGTAGGCACAATTGTTGTTGCTTTATTAACTATCGATCCGAATTTGTTTGGCCCGGTGCAAGGGGAGAATTTACGGCTATTTAACGGTTTAATTGCGTTAATTTTGTTTTTTACGGTTGTTTTTGCCAACTTCGCCGAAGCGGTAGCCGAAGGACGAGGTAAAGCTCAAGCTGATGCTTTGCGTTCCACAAAATCCGATACGATCGCACGTTCGCTATTACCAGATGGTTCAATGCAAGAAGTATCCTCAACAACTCTGCATCGAGGAGATACGGTTAAAGTCATTGCTGGCGACATTATCCCCGCCGATGGTGAAGTTATAGCCGGAGTCGCATCAGTAGATGAATCGGCAATAACTGGCGAATCTGCCCCGGTACTGAAAGAGCCAGGATCGGACGTTGCAAGCTCCGTTACTGGGGGAACGCGGATATTATCGGACGAATTAACTATCCGGATTACCTCAGACCCTGGTAAAGGCTTTATCGATCGCATGATTGCCTTAGTTGAAGGCGCGGAACGTTCTAAAACCCCCAACGAAATAGCTTTAACAGTATTACTTGCGGTGTTGACGCTGGTATTTTTGTTTGTAGTCGCTACTTTAAACGCGATCGCAAATTATGTTGGAAGTCCCGTTAGTGTTACGGTTTTAGTTGCTTTACTTGTGGCATTAATTCCTACAACTATCGGCGGCTTGCTCAGTGCGATCGGTATTGCCGGGATGGATAGGGTAGCTCAATTTAATGTCATAGCCACCTCTGGAAGAGCGGTAGAAGCTTGCGGCGACGTGAATACCTTGGTTTTAGACAAAACCGGGACAATTACTCTAGGAAACCGCCTAGCGGAAGAATTTATCCCCGTTAACGGTCACTCAATGGCAGAAGTGGCTAAAGTAGCTCTAGCTGCTAGTATTTTTGATGAAACACCCGAAGGTAAATCTATTGTGCGGTTAGCGGAAAAACTAGGCGCAACGGTAGACTTCGATCGCAGTGCGGCGGAAGGATTGGATTTTTCAGCTAAAACTCGCATGAGTGGCACAAATTTACCCGATGGGAGAGAGACAAGGAAAGGTGCGGTAGATGCGGTTAAAGGGTTTGTGCGATCGCGTAGTGGAACTTTAACTCCCGATCTCGATACTGCTTACGAAAAAGTTTCTAATCTTGGTGGTACGCCTTTAGCTATAGCTTTAAATAACGATGTTTACGGCGTAATTTATTTAAAGGATATTATCAAGCCTGGTATCCGCGAACGTTTCGACCAATTGCGGCGTATGGGTGTCCGCAGTGTCATGTTGACGGGAGACAACCGCATTACGGCTTCGGTAATTGCGGCGGAGGCGGGTGTTGATGACTTTATTGCTGAAGCTACCCCGGAAGACAAAATCGAAGTTATTAAGCAAGAACAAGCTCAAGGTAAGTTGGTAGCAATGACTGGAGACGGCACTAATGACGCTCCGGCTTTAGCACAGGCAAATGTAGGCGTAGCAATGAATACGGGGACTCAAGCCGCCAAAGAAGCCGCCAATATGGTCGATTTGGACTCTGATCCCACAAAACTGATTGATATTGTGGCAATTGGTAAGCAATTACTAATTACTCGCGGTGCTTTGACTACTTTCTCGATTGCTAACGATATTGCGAAATACTTTGCCATTATTCCGGTAATTTTTGCTTCAGCGAAGTTAGATAGTCTCAATATTATGCGTTTGACTAGCACCAATTCCGCCGTATTAGCGGCACTGATTTATAACGCTTTGATTATTCCGGCTTTGATTCCTTTAGCATTAACAGGGGTAAAATTTAGACCTTTGACGGCGAATCAATTGTTGCAAAGGAATATCTTAATTTATGGCTTAGGGGGCGTGATTGCGCCCTTTATAGCGATTAAAATCATTGATTTAGCGATCGCATTAGTGGGTTTAGCTTAA
- the kdpF gene encoding K(+)-transporting ATPase subunit F yields the protein MEIINLLKGIEWRRQKMPLFAFLLLCLNLVIAPAVYAASSGALERRHAYALGILGLLTFGLVIYLFVVVFQPERF from the coding sequence ATGGAAATAATTAATCTATTGAAGGGAATTGAGTGGCGCAGGCAAAAAATGCCCCTATTCGCCTTTTTACTCCTTTGTTTAAATTTAGTCATTGCACCCGCCGTTTATGCTGCTTCTAGTGGCGCATTAGAACGCCGTCATGCTTACGCTTTGGGGATACTGGGTTTATTGACCTTTGGACTTGTTATTTACTTATTTGTGGTCGTTTTTCAACCGGAGCGATTTTAG
- the kdpC gene encoding K(+)-transporting ATPase subunit C, whose product MSVIGETTKAIRMTLVLWVLTAIIYPVLVLAVAQVAFPYQANGSLVQNLEGKLIGSALIGQAFTTEQYFSTRPSTSTYSQGKEAAPTGLSGASNLAPSNPDLLKRIQEEVTRLQEINVRPTADLVYTSGSSLDPHITVASAIAQLDRVATARNLASEDIAPLIVKHTQGRFLGIFGEPGVNVLDLNRELDILTLSRQNTQ is encoded by the coding sequence ATGTCAGTCATTGGCGAAACTACCAAAGCAATTCGGATGACTTTAGTATTGTGGGTATTAACAGCGATTATTTATCCTGTATTGGTTTTAGCCGTCGCTCAAGTGGCGTTTCCCTATCAAGCTAACGGTAGCTTAGTCCAAAATCTAGAAGGAAAACTAATCGGTTCAGCTTTAATTGGTCAAGCTTTTACTACCGAGCAATATTTTTCTACTCGTCCCAGTACCAGCACTTACAGCCAAGGAAAAGAAGCTGCACCGACGGGTTTATCGGGTGCTAGTAATCTTGCGCCTAGCAATCCTGACTTACTTAAACGCATTCAAGAAGAAGTTACAAGGTTGCAGGAAATCAATGTACGACCTACCGCCGACTTAGTTTATACTTCAGGCTCTAGCTTAGATCCCCATATTACTGTAGCAAGTGCGATCGCCCAGTTGGATCGAGTTGCCACCGCCCGAAATTTAGCTAGTGAAGATATCGCGCCGTTAATTGTCAAACATACTCAAGGAAGATTTTTAGGTATTTTTGGCGAACCGGGAGTAAATGTTTTAGACTTAAACCGCGAACTTGATATTCTTACCTTGTCTCGTCAAAATACACAATAA